From the Streptomyces sp. KMM 9044 genome, one window contains:
- the ltrA gene encoding group II intron reverse transcriptase/maturase: protein MVETRPADKPFDIPRRLVWNAYLKVKANRGAAGVDGQSLAEFEQDEKNNLYKLWNRLSSGSYFPPPVRAVDIPKAGGGIRSLGVPTVADRIAQTVVAMTLEPEVEQIFHQDSYGYRPRRSALDAVETCKQRCWRHPWVIGLDIQGFFDNVPHGPINAAVERHTNLPWVLLYVKRWLVAPVQQPDGTLVRREKGTPQGSAISPLLSNLFMHYAFDAWLVREYPAIRFERYGDDAVVHCASEKQAIFVRDIIEGRLLQFGLRLHPEKTRVVYCKQEGREREFPVTKFTFLGYTFRPRAARLRDGRLKTGFLPAVSETAMKSMARTIRSWRLGRCTELSFQEIAAMINPVVAGWINYYGRFYKSRLIRFLEQQINPFLVKWARRKYKRYRRASRKARRRLAEIASAFPGMFAHWKHGALPTGSTMGAV, encoded by the coding sequence ATGGTCGAGACAAGGCCAGCGGACAAGCCGTTTGATATTCCGAGGCGGCTGGTCTGGAACGCATACCTGAAGGTCAAGGCCAACAGGGGAGCGGCTGGGGTGGATGGGCAGTCTTTAGCGGAGTTTGAGCAGGATGAGAAGAACAACCTGTACAAGCTGTGGAACCGGCTGTCCTCGGGAAGCTACTTCCCTCCACCCGTGAGAGCGGTTGATATTCCCAAAGCCGGCGGTGGGATTCGGAGCCTTGGGGTTCCGACCGTGGCCGACAGGATCGCCCAGACGGTAGTGGCTATGACATTGGAGCCTGAGGTGGAGCAGATCTTCCATCAGGACTCGTATGGCTACCGCCCGAGGCGGTCCGCGCTGGATGCGGTGGAGACGTGCAAGCAGCGGTGCTGGAGGCATCCTTGGGTGATCGGCCTTGACATCCAGGGCTTCTTCGACAACGTGCCGCACGGCCCCATCAACGCGGCAGTGGAAAGGCATACCAATCTTCCGTGGGTTCTGCTGTATGTGAAACGGTGGCTAGTCGCCCCCGTACAACAGCCCGACGGAACGCTCGTCAGGCGGGAAAAGGGGACTCCCCAAGGGTCTGCTATTTCACCATTGTTGTCGAATCTGTTCATGCACTACGCCTTTGACGCGTGGTTGGTCCGGGAGTACCCGGCGATCAGATTCGAGCGGTACGGCGACGATGCTGTGGTGCACTGTGCCAGTGAGAAGCAGGCGATTTTCGTCCGCGACATCATCGAGGGCAGGCTGCTGCAGTTCGGATTACGTCTCCATCCGGAGAAAACCAGGGTGGTGTACTGCAAACAGGAAGGTCGTGAACGGGAGTTCCCGGTCACGAAGTTCACGTTTCTGGGGTATACCTTCCGTCCTCGGGCTGCCCGCTTGCGGGATGGGAGGCTGAAGACCGGCTTCCTTCCCGCAGTGAGCGAAACAGCCATGAAGTCCATGGCGAGGACTATCCGGAGCTGGCGACTGGGGCGCTGTACCGAGCTGAGCTTTCAGGAGATCGCCGCGATGATCAACCCCGTCGTGGCGGGATGGATCAACTACTATGGGCGCTTCTACAAGTCCAGGTTGATCAGGTTTCTGGAACAGCAGATCAATCCGTTCCTGGTGAAATGGGCCCGGAGGAAGTACAAACGGTATCGTCGTGCTTCAAGGAAGGCCCGGAGAAGGCTGGCTGAGATTGCCTCAGCATTCCCGGGCATGTTCGCTCACTGGAAGCATGGCGCGTTGCCCACTGGTTCAACAATGGGAGCCGTGTGA
- a CDS encoding integrase core domain-containing protein, with the protein MRTSQSPSGHTNAMAESFFGALKNERVSRVTYHTREEARRDIIRYIEFWYNRKRLHSAIGYRPPREAHADHERLRLAA; encoded by the coding sequence ATCAGAACCTCACAATCACCTTCTGGACACACCAACGCCATGGCCGAATCGTTCTTCGGTGCCTTGAAGAACGAACGTGTGTCACGCGTGACGTATCACACTCGCGAGGAGGCCCGGCGGGACATTATTCGGTATATCGAGTTCTGGTACAATCGCAAGCGTCTTCACTCGGCGATCGGCTATCGCCCGCCACGAGAAGCACACGCCGATCATGAACGACTCCGCCTCGCCGCATGA
- a CDS encoding phosphotransferase family protein, with protein sequence MEFPLGYGHLHADAYPGNTLWDGQEVRLGDWDEASFGPREIDLANTFQGIRFGRSTEELDEFSLRYGYDIREWPGLRVLCGIRDLHTLGSFIRRADRGDEAAGKQLGYRIETLRNEDGQAQWSAA encoded by the coding sequence CTGGAATTTCCTCTCGGGTACGGTCATCTCCACGCCGACGCGTATCCAGGCAACACGTTGTGGGACGGCCAAGAGGTGAGGCTCGGTGACTGGGACGAGGCATCATTCGGTCCACGCGAGATCGACCTGGCGAACACATTCCAAGGCATCCGCTTCGGTCGTAGCACTGAGGAACTGGACGAATTCAGCCTTCGGTACGGCTATGACATCAGGGAGTGGCCTGGCCTTCGGGTCCTCTGCGGAATCCGTGACCTACACACACTCGGTTCCTTCATTCGGCGTGCGGACCGTGGCGACGAAGCGGCTGGCAAGCAGCTTGGCTACCGCATTGAAACGCTCAGGAACGAAGACGGTCAGGCCCAGTGGAGCGCAGCTTGA
- a CDS encoding RNA methyltransferase has protein sequence MQRITTRNARFQQLQTLLNNRTKRGRAKEFLVQGVRPITMAVEHGWTIRSLLYDASRPLSRWAEDLLRGIGAERVAMAPQLLAELSEKADGAAEVLAVVEMAPDSLSRIKVHDDFLGLVFDRPTQPGNIGSIVRSADAFGADGLIVTGHAADPYDPKSVRASTGSFFAVPVVRSQSHHEVMEWLEKERTQGRPVAVVGTDENGDAEVSEFDLTQPVLLLIGNETAGLSAAWRELCDHVISIPMTGSASSLNASNAASVVLYEARRQRLARQRSA, from the coding sequence GTGCAGCGGATCACGACCCGCAATGCCCGTTTCCAGCAGCTGCAGACGCTGCTCAACAACCGCACCAAGCGAGGGCGTGCCAAGGAGTTCCTGGTCCAGGGCGTACGTCCGATCACGATGGCCGTGGAGCACGGCTGGACCATTCGTTCCCTGCTCTACGACGCCAGCCGCCCGCTCTCCCGATGGGCTGAGGATCTACTTCGCGGCATCGGTGCCGAGCGCGTAGCGATGGCACCGCAGCTGCTCGCCGAGCTCAGCGAGAAGGCCGACGGGGCTGCGGAGGTCCTAGCGGTGGTCGAGATGGCGCCGGACAGTCTGTCGCGGATCAAGGTCCACGACGACTTTCTCGGTCTGGTCTTCGACCGGCCGACACAGCCCGGCAACATCGGAAGCATCGTGCGGTCGGCCGACGCGTTCGGTGCCGACGGGCTCATCGTGACCGGACACGCTGCGGATCCGTACGACCCCAAGTCGGTGCGTGCCTCCACGGGGTCGTTCTTCGCCGTGCCCGTGGTGCGCAGCCAGTCGCACCACGAGGTCATGGAGTGGCTGGAGAAGGAGCGCACTCAGGGGCGGCCGGTGGCCGTAGTCGGCACGGACGAGAACGGTGACGCCGAAGTCTCGGAATTCGACCTGACCCAGCCGGTCCTGCTGCTGATCGGCAATGAGACCGCGGGCCTCAGTGCGGCCTGGCGTGAGCTCTGCGACCACGTGATCAGCATTCCGATGACGGGCTCGGCCAGCTCCCTGAACGCGTCGAACGCCGCCTCCGTCGTTCTCTACGAGGCGCGCCGTCAGCGTCTCGCGAGGCAGCGCTCGGCGTGA
- a CDS encoding glycosyltransferase: MVIPPYRYGADPSQWITVPPQGYGGIQWVVATLMDGLLEAGCQILLLGAPGSPVQAGVTVSAAVETAEIHAAIEAFAPDIVHDHSNAAALPPDVLRPTVSTHHLNGVPERQINGIYLSCAQRTAAGSVSAPVIRLPVNPSRYPFQEAKDDYLLFLGRVSAHKGVREAAAFARAAGLPLTVAGPAWEKDYLDALLADFPHTVRYVGEVGGGTRTRLIARARAQLVLSQPWGGPFGGRWIEPGATVVSEATASGTPVIASDNGCLPEIVPGVGTVLPVGQKITLGDAKRVLASLPTAQAVRETAVDRWGHHTIARQYLAVYKRAVSGKVWT; encoded by the coding sequence ATGGTCATTCCGCCGTATCGGTACGGGGCCGACCCCAGTCAGTGGATCACTGTGCCGCCCCAGGGCTACGGCGGTATCCAGTGGGTCGTAGCCACGCTCATGGACGGACTGCTGGAGGCCGGGTGCCAGATCCTGCTTCTCGGAGCCCCTGGAAGCCCCGTCCAGGCGGGAGTCACGGTGTCCGCCGCGGTTGAGACAGCCGAGATCCACGCCGCCATCGAGGCGTTCGCCCCGGACATCGTCCACGACCACTCAAACGCTGCCGCGCTTCCACCGGACGTGCTAAGGCCAACCGTGAGCACGCACCACCTCAACGGCGTGCCGGAGCGTCAGATCAACGGCATCTACCTCTCCTGCGCACAACGCACCGCCGCGGGGTCCGTGTCCGCCCCGGTGATCCGGCTACCGGTCAATCCCTCGCGATATCCATTCCAGGAGGCGAAGGACGACTACCTGCTCTTCTTGGGGCGGGTCTCCGCACACAAGGGCGTACGCGAGGCGGCGGCATTCGCACGCGCCGCCGGCCTGCCGCTGACCGTTGCCGGACCAGCCTGGGAGAAGGACTACCTGGACGCCTTGCTGGCCGACTTCCCGCACACCGTCCGCTACGTAGGCGAAGTCGGCGGCGGCACCCGTACCCGACTCATCGCACGCGCCCGGGCACAACTCGTGCTGTCTCAGCCCTGGGGCGGCCCATTCGGCGGACGATGGATCGAGCCTGGCGCCACCGTGGTCTCGGAGGCCACAGCCAGCGGCACCCCGGTGATAGCCAGCGACAACGGTTGCCTGCCTGAGATCGTCCCCGGCGTCGGCACGGTACTACCGGTCGGGCAGAAGATCACCCTCGGAGACGCGAAGCGGGTGCTGGCATCGCTGCCCACGGCCCAGGCCGTGCGCGAAACGGCGGTCGACCGATGGGGCCACCACACCATCGCGCGCCAGTACCTCGCGGTCTACAAGAGAGCGGTCAGCGGCAAGGTCTGGACGTGA
- a CDS encoding glycosyltransferase family 2 protein, protein MSPGAHLPLTIAICSNRPDLLPGAVARTAAAIGPRDRLLIIEDMPAIHLPALPSSSSLPLSRIRVICNEGNQGLAYSRNKAMKEATTRHLVFLDDDIVPTVEALTQIRAALTAGAHVTGTRISAHLQGHHCPWFLTSGQLHYLGSHVPARPASIWGGSFAIDSEQARLLGVGFDERLGRIGGSLNSAEDTTFVREMTARGATATVLHDAEVQHLIPAHRLTLSYLLRRAFWQGRSEARRNDARRGIGKEWNRNWSGDGPRPVRAALAVLYTASVLLGVLREAMAQSPTGAANVETKGDR, encoded by the coding sequence GTGAGTCCCGGCGCCCACCTGCCCCTCACCATCGCCATCTGCAGCAACCGCCCTGATCTCCTGCCGGGAGCCGTCGCTCGTACCGCCGCGGCGATCGGCCCCCGAGACCGCCTGCTGATCATCGAGGATATGCCCGCCATCCACCTTCCCGCACTGCCCTCGAGCTCCTCGCTGCCTCTCTCACGCATCCGCGTCATCTGCAATGAGGGAAACCAGGGACTCGCCTACAGCCGCAACAAGGCCATGAAGGAGGCCACGACACGGCACCTCGTCTTCCTCGACGACGACATAGTCCCCACCGTCGAGGCGCTGACGCAGATACGGGCCGCGCTGACCGCCGGTGCGCATGTCACCGGGACGAGGATCAGCGCCCATCTTCAGGGGCACCACTGTCCGTGGTTCCTCACCTCTGGCCAGCTGCACTACCTCGGATCCCATGTTCCTGCCCGGCCGGCGTCGATCTGGGGCGGCAGCTTCGCCATCGACTCCGAGCAGGCCCGCTTGCTCGGAGTCGGCTTCGACGAACGCCTCGGCCGGATCGGCGGCTCCCTCAACTCGGCCGAGGACACCACCTTCGTACGGGAGATGACCGCGCGCGGCGCCACCGCGACGGTCTTGCATGACGCCGAGGTCCAACACCTCATCCCCGCTCACCGGCTGACCCTGTCCTACTTGCTGCGCCGCGCCTTCTGGCAGGGGCGCAGTGAAGCACGGCGCAACGATGCGCGGCGAGGCATCGGGAAGGAATGGAACCGTAACTGGTCGGGGGACGGCCCCCGTCCAGTGCGAGCTGCCCTCGCTGTGCTCTACACCGCGAGCGTCCTCCTCGGAGTCCTCCGGGAGGCCATGGCCCAGAGCCCGACCGGCGCCGCCAATGTCGAGACCAAGGGTGACCGATGA
- a CDS encoding HAD family hydrolase, translated as MRGRTLAIDVGGIIYYDEPFDLAWLQGVWELARADDPTLTMKAFLQAMRDFYQDRTPGSPPPSLFPPNGTKSWQSVRERWTSLVQPIPGAVDALGQLAGEYDVCIVANQPPECLAALRAIGVEDQVQLVALDSLVGYAKPDPRLFKWALERLSWKPEHTMVVGDRTDHDAAPALALGCSAAIVNVDSGWNAPAGVGPEIVTAYRELKAHRDHTTEGGARHWAVAAFGDLADVLRAIGRDESCPRPSQEVRL; from the coding sequence ATGAGGGGCCGCACCCTGGCCATCGACGTCGGCGGCATCATCTACTACGACGAGCCCTTCGACCTCGCCTGGCTCCAGGGCGTCTGGGAACTCGCGCGCGCGGACGATCCAACCCTCACCATGAAAGCCTTCCTCCAGGCGATGCGGGACTTCTACCAGGACCGCACGCCCGGATCACCGCCTCCCAGCCTCTTCCCACCCAACGGCACGAAAAGCTGGCAGAGCGTCCGCGAACGCTGGACCTCGCTCGTCCAGCCCATTCCTGGAGCCGTCGACGCGCTCGGCCAACTTGCTGGGGAGTACGACGTGTGCATCGTCGCCAACCAGCCCCCGGAATGCCTCGCTGCCCTGCGTGCCATCGGCGTCGAGGACCAGGTCCAGCTCGTCGCCCTCGACTCCCTCGTCGGCTACGCCAAACCCGACCCCCGCCTCTTCAAGTGGGCCTTGGAGCGGCTGAGCTGGAAGCCGGAACACACCATGGTCGTCGGCGACCGGACCGACCACGACGCTGCTCCGGCCCTAGCTCTCGGCTGCTCCGCAGCGATCGTCAACGTCGACAGCGGATGGAACGCTCCTGCTGGAGTCGGTCCCGAGATCGTGACCGCCTACCGCGAGCTGAAAGCCCATCGTGACCACACAACCGAGGGAGGCGCGAGGCACTGGGCCGTCGCTGCCTTCGGAGACCTGGCCGATGTTCTCCGGGCAATCGGCCGCGATGAGAGCTGCCCACGGCCGAGCCAGGAGGTGCGCCTGTGA
- a CDS encoding NAD-dependent epimerase/dehydratase family protein, whose protein sequence is MPTHLVTGGAGFIGSHLAASLIERGHDVVVLDNLDGGKTENVPDGATLLVGSVADQATVAELFASYRFDGVYHLAAFAAEGISHAVKHHNYSVNLLGSINLINASLAAKVRFFGFASSVAVYGHGHVPMREDERPVPADSYGNAKLAVERELAVTMKLQDLPYFALRMHNVYGERQNMGDPYRNAVAIFLNQIMRGEPISVYGDGSQIRAFTYAPDIVGTFLAASDQPAAWGQVFNVGSSHTTTVLDMAHAVRTAMGVPDHPIKHLAARAEVHAAYTDNSLARRTLGDWTDTPLAEGLRRTAAWAREHGPVEPVTSLSIENDTEDKPEWFTWAAGRAVTS, encoded by the coding sequence ATGCCCACGCATTTGGTGACCGGCGGCGCCGGGTTCATCGGGTCCCACCTTGCCGCGTCCCTGATCGAGCGCGGCCACGACGTCGTCGTCCTGGACAACCTCGACGGCGGCAAGACCGAGAACGTGCCCGACGGTGCGACCCTCCTCGTCGGCTCGGTCGCCGACCAGGCAACGGTCGCTGAACTCTTCGCCTCCTACCGCTTCGACGGCGTCTACCACTTGGCCGCCTTCGCCGCCGAGGGCATCAGCCACGCGGTCAAGCACCACAACTACTCGGTCAACCTGCTCGGCAGCATCAACCTGATCAACGCCTCGCTGGCCGCCAAGGTCAGGTTCTTCGGCTTCGCCTCGTCGGTCGCCGTGTACGGTCACGGACACGTCCCCATGCGCGAGGACGAGCGCCCCGTCCCCGCCGACAGCTACGGCAACGCGAAGCTCGCCGTGGAGCGCGAACTCGCCGTCACCATGAAGCTGCAGGACCTGCCGTACTTCGCTCTGCGCATGCACAACGTCTACGGCGAGCGGCAGAACATGGGCGATCCCTACCGCAACGCCGTCGCCATCTTTCTCAACCAGATCATGCGCGGCGAGCCGATCAGCGTGTACGGAGACGGCAGCCAGATCCGGGCCTTCACCTATGCCCCGGATATCGTCGGCACCTTCCTCGCCGCGTCCGACCAGCCGGCCGCCTGGGGACAGGTCTTCAACGTCGGTTCCTCGCACACCACCACCGTGCTGGACATGGCCCACGCCGTGCGCACCGCTATGGGCGTACCCGACCACCCGATCAAGCACTTGGCAGCCCGCGCCGAGGTCCACGCCGCGTACACCGACAACAGCCTCGCTCGTAGGACGCTCGGCGACTGGACCGACACCCCGCTCGCCGAAGGTCTGCGACGCACCGCGGCCTGGGCCCGTGAGCACGGACCCGTAGAACCCGTGACCTCCCTCAGCATCGAGAACGACACCGAGGACAAGCCCGAGTGGTTCACCTGGGCCGCCGGACGGGCGGTCACGTCATGA
- a CDS encoding polysaccharide pyruvyl transferase family protein codes for MIPERSAVSNVLITGITSCESRGVEALARSIIEQLNTEGPGGGDNVTVLTQTPVLDAESLAPTGARCVADPFVVSRSWQQMRPQESPAELAERREQLLAETDLVIATGGDLHTSDYGVSTPYLRALTAAQQRDIPTVMIGQSVGPFDDPADAEAWLTVAARCGLLTVRESVSLDYLVGKLGLPEHRVRLSSDPAFLLPAATGERTAAVLGPLGLAPEDPYLCLAPSQGITRFSTLEESQHAAALTRLATSLVRTRKMPVVLVPHCHDSRPHNDDRILAARIAEAADMPEVMALPGALTASDYKGVLSQAELVISERLHAAIGALSGGAPAIAIGHSHKFNGVLAETYGGTVDVVGIHADVRAFAQDATVFDRLVHDTDAAVLRTTLWQRLPLITDRVQSDFAQINKLLGA; via the coding sequence ATGATCCCTGAGAGGTCTGCTGTGTCCAACGTCCTGATCACCGGCATCACCAGCTGTGAGAGCCGCGGCGTCGAGGCCCTGGCCCGCTCCATCATCGAACAGCTGAACACCGAAGGCCCCGGGGGAGGCGACAACGTCACCGTCCTCACCCAGACCCCGGTGCTCGACGCGGAATCCCTCGCCCCCACCGGCGCCCGTTGCGTGGCCGACCCGTTCGTCGTCTCCCGCTCCTGGCAGCAGATGCGCCCCCAGGAGAGCCCCGCCGAACTGGCCGAACGCCGCGAACAGCTCCTCGCCGAAACCGATCTGGTCATCGCCACCGGGGGCGACCTGCACACCTCGGACTACGGGGTCTCCACGCCGTACCTCCGTGCCCTCACCGCCGCGCAACAGCGGGACATCCCGACAGTCATGATCGGCCAGTCCGTCGGCCCCTTCGACGACCCGGCCGATGCCGAGGCGTGGCTCACCGTCGCCGCCCGGTGCGGTCTCCTCACCGTCCGGGAGAGCGTCTCCCTCGACTACCTCGTGGGCAAGCTCGGCCTTCCCGAACACCGTGTGCGGCTGTCCTCCGACCCCGCCTTCCTGCTGCCGGCCGCTACCGGCGAGCGAACAGCGGCCGTGCTCGGGCCTCTGGGGCTCGCTCCCGAAGACCCCTACCTCTGCCTCGCCCCCAGCCAGGGCATCACCCGCTTCAGCACCCTGGAGGAGTCCCAGCACGCGGCAGCACTGACGCGACTCGCCACCTCCCTCGTCCGCACCCGGAAGATGCCGGTCGTCCTCGTCCCGCACTGCCACGACTCCCGTCCGCACAACGACGACCGGATCCTCGCCGCCCGTATCGCCGAAGCGGCCGACATGCCCGAGGTCATGGCGCTGCCGGGCGCGCTGACGGCATCCGACTACAAGGGAGTGCTGTCACAGGCCGAGCTCGTGATCTCCGAGCGCCTGCATGCCGCGATCGGCGCACTGTCCGGCGGCGCCCCGGCGATCGCGATCGGCCACTCGCACAAGTTCAACGGGGTGCTCGCCGAAACCTACGGCGGCACGGTCGACGTTGTCGGCATCCACGCGGACGTCCGCGCTTTCGCCCAGGACGCCACCGTCTTCGACCGGCTCGTCCACGACACCGACGCGGCCGTACTGCGCACCACCCTGTGGCAGCGGCTTCCGCTGATCACGGACCGCGTCCAGAGCGATTTCGCTCAGATCAACAAGCTCCTCGGAGCCTGA
- a CDS encoding glycosyltransferase family protein: protein MTTPRILFAGVFHWNAGSSHMIAEYSQVAATAGCEVGVSSQLSRLDGTVNGRLPLVDDLTWATHLVLVFESRQFLSAQQRELCEAVPRQRRIVVDPDGHWGPYVTAGVDDNAGADTTESWHKLYADLSDLILQPRMNERLPDGAEFFSYFGMPDIHRLASDLPHPQALPYELQYVGANWWRWNEMTSLIRAAAAAQPPIRRIRVCGRWWTGAPHPDHPTATANVSGWMQDHRVEVAPPVPFGHVISTMSQAAITPVLARPLLARMELLTPRMFETLASGSIPALWPDLGYLSALYGDDTELFLLDDDPAESLARMIREPIRYRERLATIQRRVHERFNYRTVLAELIRFTR, encoded by the coding sequence ATGACCACACCCCGGATTCTGTTTGCTGGCGTCTTCCACTGGAACGCGGGCTCCAGCCACATGATCGCCGAGTACTCCCAGGTCGCTGCAACGGCGGGATGCGAAGTCGGCGTCTCCAGCCAACTGTCGCGCCTGGACGGCACGGTGAACGGCCGCCTGCCGCTCGTGGACGACCTCACCTGGGCGACCCACCTCGTCCTCGTCTTCGAGAGCAGGCAGTTCCTCTCGGCCCAGCAGCGTGAACTCTGCGAGGCCGTGCCGCGGCAGCGGCGGATCGTCGTCGATCCCGACGGCCACTGGGGTCCGTACGTCACCGCCGGCGTGGACGACAACGCGGGTGCGGACACCACCGAGTCCTGGCACAAGCTGTATGCCGACCTCAGCGATCTGATCCTGCAACCGCGCATGAACGAACGTCTTCCCGACGGAGCCGAGTTCTTCAGCTACTTCGGAATGCCGGACATCCACCGGCTCGCCAGCGACCTCCCGCACCCGCAAGCACTCCCGTACGAGCTGCAGTACGTCGGCGCGAACTGGTGGCGCTGGAACGAGATGACCAGCCTCATCCGGGCCGCAGCCGCCGCCCAGCCGCCGATCCGACGCATCCGCGTGTGCGGACGCTGGTGGACCGGCGCCCCGCACCCCGACCACCCGACCGCCACCGCCAACGTGTCCGGCTGGATGCAGGATCACCGTGTCGAGGTGGCACCACCCGTTCCGTTCGGACACGTGATCTCCACCATGTCCCAGGCGGCGATCACGCCGGTACTGGCCCGTCCGCTGCTCGCGCGGATGGAACTCCTGACCCCCCGCATGTTCGAAACCCTCGCCTCGGGCAGCATCCCCGCACTCTGGCCGGACCTGGGCTACCTGTCCGCACTCTACGGCGACGACACGGAGCTGTTCCTGCTCGACGACGATCCCGCCGAGAGCCTCGCCCGAATGATCCGCGAGCCGATCCGGTACCGCGAGCGGCTGGCGACCATCCAGCGCCGAGTACACGAACGCTTCAACTACCGCACGGTTCTGGCCGAACTCATCCGGTTCACCCGATGA